A window of bacterium genomic DNA:
TGATACAATCATGACTAATATCTAATCCTACTGGTACTTTTTCTCTTCCCCACAACATTATCTTAAATTTCCTCCCTGCTGGTTATTACTTGTTTTTCTGTCAAACGATTTTATTTTATGATTAGGATAAATAATATCATATCCACGATTATTTGTCAAGAATTTTATCACCATAATTTTATTTTTTTTATTTATACAAAACTTTGCTTGTATTTACTAAAGTTTTTTTGAGGTCTTCATATTATTAAATATCTGTGAAGCAGTAAGAATATCCACTGCTCGTTGAAGTTGCGTGTCTAAAATCAGGTCATAAACAGGTTCCTTTTTTAACTCCTTTTTTCTGATTTCTATATCTATCTTTTTCTTAAGGAGCACTTCTTTTATTTTTATGCCGTCTTTTTCTAAATTAGCCAGTAGTTCTTTCATATCATCTTCTGTATATGGATTATGTTCTTCAATAAATTTTTTTACATACCCTTCTTTTTCTATCTTATTAAACATCTCTGCATCTTCCTTACTTAATTCATATTCTTCGGCAGTAATATCAGGAATGATTCCTTTATCATGGATAGATTTACCTGAAGGTGTATAGTATTTAGCCGTAGTGAGGGCTATGCCGGAGTTATCTGCGAGTGAAATAACTGTTTGCACTGAGGCTTTTCCAAAACTTGGTAAACCAACGATAACTCCTCGTGGGGGAGCAACTCTTCTTTTAACAAGCCATTTTTCTGATTCTATCTCATTAATAGAAATATCCTCTTTATTCTCAAGCAATTTAGCCCATTTATCATATTCTACCTTATTAGTGATTAAAAATTTCTCATATTGTGGGTCTTGAATAGCTCCAGCAACAATTTCTGAACCACTGGCACTCCCATGGTTAATTAAAACTACCATTGGATAATCACCATCCAGCCCTGAATCTGTTGCTTGATAATCTTGATTCATTTGTGGAATGCGACCATTAATGGAAACAATCAATTTCTTATCGGATAAAAATTCATCCGTCACTGCCACGGCTGAATCTAATAACCCACCCGGATTATTTCTTAAATCTAAGATTAAACTCTTCATATCCT
This region includes:
- a CDS encoding S41 family peptidase; the encoded protein is MFRKEILWLIVGLTFLGLIVGDSRSSSDKNQQMYDDIRLFTQALSIVQTQYVDIDKVKSKDLIYGAISGLLKSLNDPHTRFMTPESYKEMKVETEGEFGGVGIVIGLKDNQLTVISPIEETPAALAGVKAGDKIMEIDGVTTKDITLFEAVGKLRGPKGTEVTISVEREGEKEWLKFTIIRDIIKIESVKYDMIKKDMGYIRITNFNQKTPDEFHNALLKLKEKDMKSLILDLRNNPGGLLDSAVAVTDEFLSDKKLIVSINGRIPQMNQDYQATDSGLDGDYPMVVLINHGSASGSEIVAGAIQDPQYEKFLITNKVEYDKWAKLLENKEDISINEIESEKWLVKRRVAPPRGVIVGLPSFGKASVQTVISLADNSGIALTTAKYYTPSGKSIHDKGIIPDITAEEYELSKEDAEMFNKIEKEGYVKKFIEEHNPYTEDDMKELLANLEKDGIKIKEVLLKKKIDIEIRKKELKKEPVYDLILDTQLQRAVDILTASQIFNNMKTSKKL